One window of the Tetragenococcus koreensis genome contains the following:
- a CDS encoding iron chaperone — MTTLQEYIATIDQEEHKEKFSELMDSVQAKFSQLQLVFKWNEPMYTYNETFIISFNKTKKHITVSPEVAGIKEFSDRITACGYGQGKSTFRIKWEETINYQLLYEIIQFNLDEKRNYPTFWRKAIDK, encoded by the coding sequence TTGACGACATTACAAGAATATATTGCGACAATTGATCAAGAAGAACATAAGGAAAAATTTTCTGAACTTATGGATTCGGTTCAAGCCAAATTCTCACAACTACAGTTGGTTTTTAAGTGGAATGAACCAATGTACACTTATAATGAAACATTTATTATTTCTTTTAATAAAACAAAAAAACATATCACTGTTTCGCCAGAAGTTGCAGGTATCAAGGAATTTTCCGATAGAATCACAGCTTGTGGTTACGGACAAGGCAAAAGTACTTTTCGAATTAAATGGGAAGAGACGATCAATTACCAACTACTTTACGAAATTATCCAATTTAATCTTGATGAAAAACGGAACTATCCTACTTTTTGGCGTAAGGCAATTGATAAATGA
- the ruvX gene encoding Holliday junction resolvase RuvX — MRTMGLDVGSKTVGVAVSDPLGWTAQGIEIIPINEEEGEFGFARLKELVEQYEVEQFVVGLPKNMNNSIGPRAEASMNYGKKLEESYQLPVIYQDERLSTVQAERMLVEQADTSRKKRKKVIDKLAAVVILQNYLDAVAK; from the coding sequence ATGCGCACTATGGGTTTGGATGTTGGTTCAAAAACGGTTGGTGTAGCTGTAAGTGATCCGTTAGGGTGGACAGCACAAGGCATTGAAATTATTCCAATCAATGAAGAAGAAGGCGAATTTGGTTTTGCCAGATTAAAAGAATTGGTTGAGCAATATGAAGTGGAACAATTTGTGGTTGGACTGCCTAAAAATATGAATAACTCAATCGGGCCTAGAGCTGAAGCATCAATGAATTATGGGAAAAAATTAGAAGAAAGCTATCAACTGCCGGTTATTTATCAAGACGAACGTTTATCAACGGTTCAAGCTGAACGGATGCTTGTCGAACAAGCGGATACTTCCAGAAAAAAACGAAAAAAAGTAATTGATAAATTAGCAGCAGTAGTGATTCTACAGAACTATTTAGACGCTGTAGCAAAATAA
- a CDS encoding dimethylarginine dimethylaminohydrolase family protein: MRKTNVVSEFAPLKSVVLAQSEFCFPNDTENSMDTSFLTKENEEFVKNSGGKDVAEADKQLQSDWEQEKIKMQSLLESYGVEVLRPRLLTRHEKEYGRSQGVGYSNFFSRDPFFTIGPFIIEGNLRFMHRRREILPIRPVLNEWAKNNEGYYFAAPQPDLSEGEKSEIGPFIEGGDVVVLGETIFVGHSGLASNLNGIRWLKQLMEQFDYKVVPVRLHPSILHLDCALSMLKEGLMIVCKEAFLDGIPEELNDWEKINVSLKEAANLITNGLPINDQVYVTDQAFTDLIAQIKAKGIKVETLDYRVSRMFGGSFRCTTQALIRE, encoded by the coding sequence ATGAGAAAAACAAACGTTGTAAGCGAATTTGCACCATTAAAATCAGTTGTTTTAGCGCAGTCAGAGTTTTGTTTTCCAAACGATACTGAAAATAGCATGGATACCTCTTTTTTGACGAAAGAAAATGAAGAGTTTGTAAAAAATAGTGGTGGAAAAGATGTAGCAGAGGCTGATAAACAGTTGCAAAGCGATTGGGAACAAGAAAAAATAAAAATGCAGTCACTTCTTGAATCTTATGGCGTTGAGGTTTTAAGGCCGCGTTTACTTACACGACATGAAAAAGAATATGGAAGAAGCCAAGGAGTTGGCTATAGCAATTTCTTTTCCAGAGATCCTTTCTTTACGATTGGGCCTTTTATCATTGAAGGAAATTTGCGGTTTATGCATCGTCGCAGAGAAATACTTCCTATCCGTCCTGTTTTAAATGAATGGGCCAAAAATAATGAGGGATATTATTTTGCAGCTCCTCAACCTGATTTATCAGAAGGCGAAAAGAGTGAAATTGGACCGTTTATTGAAGGTGGCGATGTTGTTGTTTTAGGGGAAACTATTTTTGTTGGTCATTCTGGGTTGGCTAGCAATCTAAATGGTATTCGTTGGCTCAAACAACTTATGGAACAATTTGATTATAAAGTGGTTCCTGTTCGTTTGCATCCATCGATTTTGCATCTGGATTGTGCGCTTAGTATGCTTAAAGAGGGCTTAATGATTGTTTGCAAAGAGGCCTTCTTAGATGGCATACCTGAAGAATTAAATGATTGGGAAAAAATCAACGTTTCGTTGAAAGAAGCTGCCAACCTAATAACAAACGGCCTGCCAATCAACGATCAGGTATATGTTACCGATCAAGCGTTCACTGATTTGATTGCACAAATTAAAGCCAAAGGTATAAAAGTAGAAACGCTCGATTACCGCGTTTCTAGAATGTTTGGTGGTTCTTTCAGGTGTACGACACAGGCGTTGATAAGAGAGTGA
- a CDS encoding ABC-F family ATP-binding cassette domain-containing protein — MILLQANQIAQQFGADTLFKNIQLEISSQARIGLVGRNGSGKSTLLKIIAGIDPPDQGTIAKNKNVSLGYLAQDTGLDSDKTVWEEMLEAFSDVQQIEKRMHELEIQISQAVPEDENYETILNQYDNLQQEFAEKNGYGYENEMRSVLHGFQFDESFYDKSIQTLSGGQKTRLALAKMLLQSPDILILDEPTNHLDIETLSWLEGYLQNYRGALLIVSHDRYFLDKVVTEIYEISRNKMHHYKGNYSRYLDLKSQQLASDWKAYEKQQAEISKLEDFVAKNIVRASTTKRAQSRRKQLEKMDRLERPQGKEKAPNFLFHIAKTSGNIVFQLENGAIGYDHSVVSEPINLDIKRQEAIALVGPNGIGKSTLLKSMIGEIPFIKGEERFGTNVTVGYYDQGQAELNQNKTILEELWDEHPTTPEVDIRRILGSFLFSGDDVDKPISLLSGGEKARVALAKLAMDQKNFLVLDEPTNHLDIDNKEVLENALIDYEGTLFFVSHDRYFINRIATKVVELSEDGSRLYLGDYDYYLEKKQEEQELAEYEKSAMPQEKPKPSGKQNFAHSKEQQKQVRALQRKVTQVEEELAAADEKINQIKEEMTLPENLDDHVKLNELDQSLHTTQSQQEDLMEQWEDLSLQLEELETGT; from the coding sequence ATGATTTTATTACAAGCAAATCAAATTGCGCAGCAATTTGGTGCAGATACTTTATTTAAAAATATTCAATTAGAAATCAGCAGCCAAGCTCGTATCGGTTTGGTAGGTCGTAATGGCTCGGGAAAGTCAACACTGTTAAAAATCATTGCTGGCATTGATCCGCCTGACCAGGGCACGATTGCCAAGAATAAAAACGTTTCTCTAGGTTATTTAGCACAAGATACGGGTCTAGACTCTGATAAAACGGTCTGGGAAGAAATGCTCGAAGCTTTTTCTGACGTACAGCAAATAGAAAAACGTATGCACGAACTAGAAATACAAATCAGTCAAGCCGTGCCTGAAGATGAAAACTATGAGACAATTCTGAACCAGTATGACAACTTGCAACAAGAATTCGCAGAAAAAAATGGTTATGGCTATGAAAATGAAATGCGTTCAGTTTTGCATGGTTTCCAATTTGATGAATCCTTTTACGACAAATCCATCCAAACGCTTTCTGGCGGACAAAAAACTCGTTTAGCATTAGCTAAAATGCTGTTACAAAGCCCGGATATTTTAATTTTGGATGAACCGACCAACCATTTAGATATTGAAACACTCAGCTGGTTAGAAGGTTATCTACAAAATTATCGCGGAGCACTACTGATCGTATCACATGACCGCTATTTCTTAGATAAAGTCGTAACCGAGATTTACGAAATTAGTCGTAATAAAATGCACCACTATAAAGGAAACTATAGTCGTTACTTAGACTTAAAAAGCCAGCAACTGGCTAGTGATTGGAAAGCTTATGAAAAGCAACAAGCAGAAATTAGTAAGTTAGAAGACTTTGTTGCCAAAAATATCGTCCGTGCTTCAACCACCAAACGAGCACAAAGTCGCAGAAAGCAATTAGAGAAAATGGACCGGCTTGAACGTCCGCAAGGCAAAGAAAAAGCGCCTAATTTCCTATTTCATATAGCAAAAACTTCTGGAAATATTGTATTCCAGCTAGAAAATGGTGCAATTGGCTATGATCACAGTGTTGTATCTGAACCAATTAACTTAGATATCAAACGACAAGAAGCTATTGCTTTAGTGGGTCCTAACGGTATCGGTAAATCCACCTTATTAAAATCCATGATTGGCGAAATCCCTTTTATTAAAGGGGAAGAGCGTTTTGGTACCAACGTTACCGTTGGCTACTACGATCAAGGTCAAGCAGAATTAAACCAAAACAAAACGATCTTAGAAGAGTTGTGGGACGAACATCCTACAACGCCTGAGGTGGATATTCGCAGAATACTAGGTAGTTTCTTGTTTTCTGGAGATGACGTTGATAAGCCAATCTCTTTGTTAAGCGGTGGAGAAAAAGCGCGTGTTGCTTTAGCTAAACTAGCCATGGATCAAAAAAACTTTTTAGTCCTAGACGAACCTACCAACCACTTAGACATTGATAATAAAGAAGTGTTAGAAAATGCTTTAATCGATTATGAAGGTACGCTCTTTTTCGTTTCTCATGACCGTTATTTTATCAACCGTATTGCCACCAAAGTAGTTGAGCTTTCAGAAGATGGTTCTCGACTTTATCTGGGCGATTATGATTATTATTTAGAAAAGAAACAAGAAGAACAAGAACTAGCTGAATATGAAAAATCCGCGATGCCCCAAGAAAAACCGAAACCTAGTGGGAAACAAAATTTTGCTCATTCCAAAGAGCAACAAAAACAAGTACGGGCGCTTCAACGTAAAGTTACACAAGTGGAAGAAGAATTAGCCGCAGCTGATGAAAAAATAAACCAAATTAAAGAGGAAATGACCCTACCGGAAAACTTAGACGATCATGTAAAATTAAATGAATTAGATCAATCATTGCACACAACCCAAAGTCAACAAGAAGATCTAATGGAACAATGGGAAGATTTGAGCCTGCAATTAGAAGAATTAGAAACAGGCACTTAA
- a CDS encoding NAD(P)/FAD-dependent oxidoreductase — MQKIAIIGSGIIGITLANYLDTTKYDITLFDEGNGQATKASAGIISPWLSKRRNKRWYRLAKDGAAFFQKLVTDMNISNDIYAQNGTILLRKNGLESLATLAEQRKRDAPEIGEIKLLSSNATTNKLPLLAPQESLYISGGARLDGLHYLDYMKKLAAQKQIHFISEKVTLEKENDHWQINTPNQQMSADRVVLAAGPNCKTLLEPLGYQVDLRPQKGQLIVFKTSQAQSVNWPVAMLDNEADLIPANNGQVIIGSTHENEEHWDLHPTTAAFEQLTTNSKDFLQFPESLLKNSFSYRVGTRAYTSDFAPFFGPLTEEPSLLVASGLGSSGLTTGPYIGYLLANYINEGTWPDTDYQKPLNTYIQK; from the coding sequence ATGCAAAAAATAGCCATCATTGGTAGTGGAATTATTGGTATTACTTTGGCAAACTATTTAGATACAACAAAATACGACATCACTTTATTTGATGAAGGAAACGGTCAAGCGACTAAAGCTAGCGCAGGAATCATTTCCCCCTGGTTATCTAAACGTAGGAATAAGCGATGGTATCGTTTAGCTAAAGACGGAGCAGCCTTTTTCCAAAAATTAGTTACTGACATGAATATTTCAAACGATATTTACGCACAAAATGGCACCATCCTTTTACGTAAAAATGGCTTGGAATCCTTAGCCACCTTAGCTGAACAACGGAAAAGAGATGCACCAGAAATTGGTGAAATCAAGCTTCTTTCTTCTAATGCAACAACCAACAAACTACCTTTATTAGCGCCACAAGAATCTTTATATATCTCCGGAGGCGCTAGGTTAGATGGGTTGCATTATCTAGATTATATGAAAAAACTAGCAGCGCAAAAACAAATTCATTTTATTAGCGAAAAAGTTACCCTTGAAAAAGAAAACGATCATTGGCAAATCAACACGCCCAACCAACAAATGTCAGCAGATCGTGTTGTATTGGCTGCTGGTCCTAATTGCAAAACGCTATTAGAACCTCTTGGTTATCAGGTAGATCTCCGTCCACAAAAAGGACAGCTTATCGTCTTTAAAACATCTCAAGCCCAAAGTGTAAACTGGCCAGTTGCTATGTTGGATAATGAAGCGGACCTGATTCCTGCTAACAACGGGCAAGTTATTATCGGCTCAACTCATGAAAACGAGGAACACTGGGATTTGCATCCTACGACTGCAGCATTTGAACAATTAACTACCAACAGTAAAGATTTTTTGCAGTTTCCTGAAAGTCTTTTAAAAAATTCTTTCAGCTACCGTGTAGGTACACGAGCCTATACCTCAGACTTTGCTCCATTTTTTGGTCCACTGACTGAGGAACCATCGCTTTTGGTCGCTAGCGGTTTAGGTTCTTCTGGCTTAACTACCGGGCCTTATATTGGTTACTTATTAGCAAACTATATTAATGAAGGAACCTGGCCAGATACAGACTATCAAAAACCTCTGAATACTTACATTCAAAAATAG
- a CDS encoding redox-sensing transcriptional repressor Rex, which translates to MKENSIPKATAKRLPLYYRYLRILNDAGKTKVSSTELSEAVQVDSATIRRDFSYFGELGKRGYGYDVESLMQFFAKTLSDDEMTNVALVGVGNLGSALLKYKFHQSNSIRVSAAFDVNSDIVGRIVDGIPVYPMSDMVEQIAIQRIEIAILTVPASNAQDVVNDLVDSGIKGILNFTPARISAPANVLIQNVDLTNELQTLIYFLHSNESLNPSSEEE; encoded by the coding sequence GTGAAAGAAAATAGTATTCCCAAAGCAACTGCGAAACGGTTGCCTTTATATTATCGCTATTTGCGAATTTTAAATGATGCTGGAAAGACAAAGGTTTCCTCAACTGAATTAAGTGAGGCCGTACAAGTCGATAGCGCCACGATTCGTCGTGATTTTTCTTATTTTGGAGAATTAGGTAAGCGTGGATATGGTTATGACGTAGAAAGCTTAATGCAATTTTTTGCTAAAACATTAAGTGATGACGAAATGACCAATGTCGCATTAGTTGGTGTGGGGAACTTAGGTAGTGCCCTGTTAAAATATAAATTTCATCAAAGCAATAGCATTCGTGTAAGTGCTGCGTTTGATGTTAATTCAGATATTGTAGGACGGATTGTTGATGGCATTCCGGTATATCCAATGTCTGATATGGTTGAACAAATTGCAATTCAACGAATTGAAATTGCCATCTTGACGGTGCCAGCATCCAATGCACAAGATGTTGTCAATGACTTAGTTGACTCTGGTATTAAAGGTATTCTGAACTTTACGCCAGCGCGTATTTCTGCACCGGCTAATGTTTTAATTCAAAATGTTGATTTAACCAATGAATTACAGACGTTGATTTACTTTTTACACAGTAACGAAAGTCTAAATCCATCATCTGAAGAAGAATAA
- a CDS encoding IreB family regulatory phosphoprotein, protein MGYKDETVRFDFDDSRKKEVSETLAIVYRALEEKGYNPINQIVGYLLSGDPAYIPRYRDARNLIRRHERDEVLEVLIRFYLENHGVNL, encoded by the coding sequence ATGGGTTATAAAGACGAAACGGTACGTTTTGATTTTGATGACAGCCGCAAAAAAGAAGTTAGCGAAACTCTTGCGATCGTATACCGTGCGCTTGAAGAAAAAGGGTACAATCCAATTAACCAAATCGTAGGGTATTTGTTGTCAGGCGATCCGGCGTACATTCCGCGTTATCGCGACGCGCGTAATTTAATTCGTCGCCATGAACGAGATGAAGTATTAGAAGTCTTAATACGTTTTTATTTAGAAAACCATGGAGTCAACTTATAA
- a CDS encoding MetQ/NlpA family ABC transporter substrate-binding protein, with the protein MKKSLKKTLYAGVLGLTAVGLGACAGGNDQGSGSDENETLTVGASSTPHAEILNQVEDDLADEGYDLEVEVFDDYVLPNQALADGDLDANFFQHEPYLDNFNEENDTDLVPAAQIHYEPLGLYPGQTDSVDDVENGAEIAIPNDATNGARALLLLEEAGLIKLEDDSDITATIDDIEENPKNLELTELDASQIPRTVEDVDLAVINANYALEAGFDVQDDALAIEGEDSEAAQTYANIVAVRNGDEDAPATEALVEALQSDKVKDYMDEEYQGAVIPLF; encoded by the coding sequence ATGAAGAAAAGTTTGAAAAAGACATTGTATGCTGGGGTACTAGGATTGACAGCTGTTGGATTAGGAGCTTGTGCAGGTGGTAATGACCAAGGCAGTGGCTCGGATGAAAATGAGACATTAACGGTAGGCGCTAGTTCTACGCCTCATGCTGAGATTTTAAATCAAGTAGAAGATGATCTGGCTGATGAAGGGTATGATTTAGAAGTTGAAGTTTTTGATGATTATGTGCTACCTAACCAAGCGTTAGCTGATGGCGATCTTGATGCAAACTTCTTCCAACATGAGCCTTATTTAGATAACTTTAATGAAGAAAATGATACAGATTTAGTTCCAGCAGCTCAAATTCACTATGAACCACTGGGATTATATCCTGGTCAAACAGATTCGGTTGATGATGTAGAAAATGGCGCTGAAATTGCCATTCCTAATGATGCTACTAATGGCGCTCGCGCGTTATTATTGCTGGAAGAAGCTGGCTTAATTAAGTTAGAAGATGATAGTGACATCACAGCTACGATCGACGACATTGAAGAAAATCCAAAAAATCTAGAACTAACAGAACTAGATGCTTCTCAAATTCCTCGTACTGTGGAAGACGTGGACTTAGCTGTAATCAATGCTAACTATGCTTTAGAAGCAGGTTTTGATGTTCAAGATGATGCTTTAGCTATTGAAGGGGAAGATTCTGAAGCTGCACAAACTTATGCTAATATTGTAGCTGTCCGTAATGGGGATGAAGATGCGCCAGCAACTGAAGCTTTGGTTGAAGCGTTGCAAAGTGACAAAGTAAAAGATTATATGGATGAAGAATACCAAGGCGCAGTTATTCCGCTATTTTAA
- a CDS encoding DUF1292 domain-containing protein yields MAEHTHDHDHDHDHEGHEHITLVDEQGNETLYEILLTIDGQEEFGRNYVLLYPAGTDEDEEVELQAYAYIENEEGTEGNLEQIETDKEWDMIEEVFNTFMADEEE; encoded by the coding sequence ATGGCAGAACATACACACGATCACGACCATGATCATGATCATGAAGGACATGAACATATTACTTTAGTGGATGAACAAGGAAATGAAACCTTGTATGAAATCTTACTTACTATCGACGGCCAAGAAGAATTTGGTCGTAATTATGTTTTATTATATCCAGCTGGAACTGATGAAGATGAGGAAGTCGAATTGCAAGCTTATGCTTATATCGAAAATGAAGAAGGCACAGAAGGCAATTTAGAACAAATCGAAACAGATAAAGAATGGGACATGATTGAAGAAGTATTTAATACATTCATGGCTGATGAAGAAGAATAA
- a CDS encoding zinc-binding dehydrogenase — protein sequence MKALYFKNFGTSAVLEYGELPEPVLQADEVLVKTEYIGLNFADIYRRKGEYHIENNKPYINGYEGVGKIVKVGSGVGQFNIGREVLFVDVPFANAEYVAVPRDNIIHLPQGISSQLAVSVGLQGLTADFLAHDLSKPNEGDQVFITGISGGVGQILAQMLISEGISVYGSASTKAKKKLALSFGVKEVFPSREKGWSDKLAGKFDVVYDGVGKTLNQNISFLKNRGKVIFFGMAGGTPPQVDLIDLLAHSKSILTGDLWDYLINFEERQQRSQRLFSYFLNEKIAISEPTIFSLADGKKAHDYLEEGKNIGKVLLKP from the coding sequence ATGAAGGCACTTTATTTTAAAAATTTTGGAACTAGCGCTGTTTTAGAATACGGAGAGTTACCCGAGCCTGTATTGCAAGCTGATGAGGTTTTGGTAAAGACAGAATATATTGGATTGAATTTTGCTGATATCTACCGTAGAAAAGGGGAGTATCATATTGAAAATAATAAACCATATATCAATGGGTATGAAGGCGTCGGGAAAATTGTCAAAGTAGGCTCTGGCGTGGGTCAATTTAACATTGGCAGAGAAGTCCTTTTTGTTGATGTTCCCTTTGCCAATGCTGAGTATGTTGCGGTGCCCAGAGACAACATTATTCATTTACCTCAAGGAATATCTTCTCAGTTGGCTGTATCCGTTGGGCTTCAAGGCCTGACAGCAGATTTTTTAGCGCATGATCTTAGTAAACCCAATGAAGGAGACCAAGTCTTTATTACTGGCATAAGCGGTGGTGTAGGACAAATTTTAGCTCAAATGCTTATTTCAGAAGGTATTTCTGTCTACGGTTCTGCTTCAACAAAAGCTAAGAAAAAATTGGCATTATCTTTTGGAGTAAAAGAAGTTTTTCCCAGTCGAGAAAAAGGTTGGAGCGATAAGCTAGCTGGAAAATTTGATGTCGTATACGATGGTGTAGGGAAAACATTAAACCAAAACATTTCTTTCTTGAAAAATCGTGGAAAAGTAATCTTTTTCGGTATGGCTGGAGGTACTCCGCCACAAGTTGACTTGATTGATCTGCTAGCACACTCAAAAAGTATTCTAACCGGTGATCTATGGGATTATCTAATAAACTTTGAAGAGAGACAACAAAGAAGCCAACGTTTATTTTCCTATTTTTTAAATGAAAAAATTGCCATTAGTGAACCGACAATTTTTTCACTTGCGGACGGAAAAAAAGCACATGATTATTTAGAAGAAGGTAAGAATATAGGAAAAGTTTTACTGAAACCATAG
- a CDS encoding quaternary amine ABC transporter ATP-binding protein, with translation MSKKVRIEHLTKVFGRRTQQALEQVKAGKSKQEILKETGATVGVHDVSFDVNEGEVFVIMGLSGSGKSTLVRMINRLIEPTSGEVYIDDEDVAKMSKEDLREVRRTKINMVFQNFGLFPQRTILENTEYGLEVRGVAKEERRKKAEDALDNSGLLSVKDQYPNQLSGGMQQRVGLARALANDPEILLMDEAFSALDPLIRRDMQDDLMDLQERVQKTIIFITHDLNEALRIGDRIALMRDGEIMQIGTGEEILTNPANDFVREFTEDVDRSKVLTAENIMEPALTINVEADGPNVALQRMRKEEISMLLAVDRKRHLDGSLTAEEALDARKNDKPLKEVLDKNVQKVQKDTLVTDIFDMIYNSAAPLAVVDDNDRVVGVVVRGSVIGAMTDTDKEETTAKTDETAETTTEKEGVSADA, from the coding sequence TTGAGTAAAAAAGTTCGAATAGAACATTTAACCAAAGTGTTTGGTAGAAGAACCCAACAAGCGCTTGAACAGGTTAAAGCAGGAAAATCCAAACAAGAAATCCTAAAAGAAACCGGAGCAACGGTGGGTGTTCATGATGTCAGTTTTGATGTCAATGAAGGCGAAGTCTTTGTAATCATGGGTCTTTCTGGTAGTGGGAAATCTACTTTGGTACGGATGATTAATCGATTGATCGAACCAACTTCAGGTGAAGTTTACATCGATGATGAAGACGTGGCAAAAATGTCTAAAGAAGACTTGCGCGAAGTTCGTCGTACTAAAATTAACATGGTTTTCCAAAATTTCGGACTTTTTCCGCAACGAACGATTTTGGAAAATACCGAATATGGTCTAGAAGTACGCGGCGTAGCAAAAGAAGAACGACGTAAAAAAGCTGAAGATGCTTTAGATAATTCTGGTTTGCTTTCAGTGAAAGATCAATATCCAAACCAATTATCCGGTGGAATGCAACAACGTGTCGGCTTAGCTCGGGCACTGGCGAATGATCCTGAAATCTTGTTGATGGACGAAGCGTTCTCTGCATTAGACCCATTAATTCGTCGGGATATGCAAGATGACCTAATGGATTTACAAGAAAGAGTCCAAAAAACGATCATTTTCATTACCCACGATTTGAATGAAGCATTGCGTATCGGAGATCGAATCGCGTTAATGCGTGATGGCGAAATTATGCAAATTGGTACTGGAGAGGAAATCTTGACGAACCCAGCCAACGATTTTGTCCGCGAATTTACCGAAGATGTCGATCGTTCGAAAGTCTTGACAGCTGAAAATATTATGGAACCTGCTTTGACTATTAATGTAGAAGCAGACGGACCTAATGTTGCTTTACAACGGATGCGTAAAGAAGAAATCAGTATGCTGCTAGCTGTCGATCGCAAACGTCATTTAGATGGTAGTTTGACGGCTGAAGAAGCATTGGACGCACGTAAAAATGATAAGCCACTCAAAGAAGTATTGGATAAGAATGTGCAAAAAGTCCAAAAAGACACATTAGTGACCGATATCTTTGATATGATTTATAACTCTGCAGCTCCATTAGCGGTTGTGGATGATAATGATCGGGTAGTAGGCGTTGTGGTACGTGGTAGCGTGATTGGCGCTATGACCGATACTGACAAGGAAGAAACAACTGCTAAAACTGACGAAACAGCTGAAACAACAACTGAAAAGGAAGGAGTGAGCGCAGATGCTTGA
- a CDS encoding chromate transporter, producing MNILIDLFFTFSRIGVLTFGGGYAMLPILQREVVETKKWTTEEELVDYFAIGQTTPGIIAVNTSTFIGQKQKGALGGIVATLGFAFPSYIIITLISMFMRNFSELAIIQNAFAGIRVSVYVLILNAVLKLWQNSIVDKVGIAIFALIFILSVSTSLSPVLFIILAAFIGVAAKLQERSRHQE from the coding sequence ATGAATATACTCATTGATTTATTTTTTACTTTTAGTCGCATTGGGGTGTTAACTTTTGGCGGCGGTTATGCAATGCTACCTATTCTTCAAAGAGAAGTGGTTGAAACAAAAAAGTGGACGACAGAAGAAGAGCTTGTCGATTATTTTGCGATTGGACAGACGACACCAGGAATTATTGCCGTTAATACGTCGACTTTTATTGGTCAGAAACAAAAAGGCGCATTAGGAGGAATCGTAGCGACTCTGGGGTTTGCTTTTCCATCCTACATTATTATTACACTAATTTCTATGTTTATGAGAAATTTTTCCGAATTAGCTATCATACAAAATGCTTTTGCTGGCATTCGAGTGAGCGTGTATGTTCTGATTTTAAATGCTGTATTAAAACTTTGGCAGAATTCAATCGTAGATAAAGTAGGGATCGCCATTTTTGCTCTTATCTTTATATTATCGGTTTCTACCAGCCTATCTCCCGTATTATTTATTATTTTAGCTGCTTTTATCGGAGTTGCTGCTAAATTGCAAGAAAGGAGCCGTCATCAAGAATGA
- a CDS encoding GntR family transcriptional regulator, producing the protein MAEELKPTKRVTLPRYQQIAVDIAERIVENRYKVGQKIHARSTLASNFNVSPETARKAINVLVDLEIMEVQQGSGTYVASRENAQLFVEKYKNVQSIQEIRQDLLDSVQRQRQELNSFSELLNVLVNQTKKVHDISTFVPFELKLTAEAQHLEESVADLNIWQITGATIVGIQTDVELLLSPGPYAKLSVGNTIYFVGSELSVQRMTQLFYPNEIN; encoded by the coding sequence ATGGCAGAAGAATTGAAACCTACTAAACGAGTTACACTACCGCGTTATCAGCAAATTGCTGTAGATATTGCGGAACGAATTGTTGAAAACCGTTATAAAGTTGGGCAAAAAATTCATGCGCGTTCGACTTTAGCAAGTAATTTTAATGTTTCCCCTGAAACTGCTCGTAAGGCGATTAATGTCTTGGTCGATCTGGAAATTATGGAAGTCCAACAAGGTAGTGGAACGTATGTCGCTTCTAGAGAAAATGCTCAGTTATTTGTTGAAAAGTATAAAAATGTGCAGTCAATTCAAGAAATCCGTCAAGACCTATTAGATAGTGTTCAGCGTCAAAGACAAGAGCTAAATAGTTTTTCTGAATTATTAAATGTACTTGTTAATCAAACGAAAAAAGTACATGATATTTCGACCTTTGTTCCTTTTGAATTAAAGTTGACCGCAGAAGCCCAGCATTTAGAAGAAAGTGTAGCAGACCTGAACATTTGGCAAATAACTGGCGCAACAATTGTGGGGATTCAAACGGATGTCGAATTATTACTTTCACCTGGCCCCTATGCAAAATTAAGTGTAGGCAATACGATTTACTTTGTGGGCAGTGAATTAAGCGTTCAACGAATGACCCAGCTTTTCTATCCGAATGAAATAAATTAG